The genomic window CGCAGCGGTGCTAGCGGCGGTCTTTGCTGGGTCGATCTTATGCAAGTCGGACATATTTGTGCTCTGCTCCCCAGAAGTAGATAAAACCCACCACGAAGGTGCCGAAGGTCCAGGACAGTAAGGTCAGCCAGGTGGAAAGGTCCGGGCAGGTGCCATAGATGGTGGAATTACGAATCGCCATGAGAAAGATATACGCCGGGTTGTGCGACATTACTTCCTGGACGACCGGCGTGTGTGAGAAACGATCCAGCGAGAACATCACGCCGGACAGGAAAAACCAGGCCTGCGTAACAATCCCCATCAGCGCCTTGACGTCGGGGATCTCCGCGGTCAGGCGCGCCGAAATCATCATCAGCCCGCAGCCGAAGATGTGCAGCATCAGGTAGAGCGGCACCACCAGGATGATGGTCCAATTAGGTGGCGTGCCCCACTGCGCCAAAAAGGCCAGGACCATGCCGATGAGTGCGGGCAGGAGGTTATCGATGCCGGCGCGCAGGGTCTGCGAAAACGCCAGCGAGGCCCGCGGGAAGGCAAAGGTGCGGATCATCCCGCGGGACTTGGTAACCAGGCCGCTGCCGGCGGAGAACAGGCCGGTGATCATGCGCATGAACATGATGCCGAGGATGAGGTAGCCAATGAAGTTCTCGATGCCGCGGGAGGTCTTGAACAGGTAGCCGAACAGGAATCCGTAGAAGGCCACGTCCAGGATCGGGTTGGCCACCAGCCACAGCTTCCACAGGCGGTAGTCGCGCGTGGAGCGCAAGGCCTTGGAGCGGGCTTCCGCGATGACGAAGAAGCGGCGCTCCCAGAGCTGCTGGAGGTAGGTCGACAGGCTGGGTCGGGGGTTGAGCGGTTTCAGCCCCTCCGGGGACACGATCTGGACCGGGCCGTCGGAATGGGTGATCTGCTCATTGAGCTTCTGGAAATAATCGACGCTCTGGGAGTTCTCCCGCTTTCGGTGACGGCTCATTTACTTCGGCCCCCTTTCCGTTGCCTCATTGTCTTAACGTACCTCTTTGTTTTCACTTGAAACTTCAACCAGCCTAGTCAATTTCCCTTAGCAAATGATAAAGGGTTTTTACTATCGCATCCGTGTCGCCGGATTGGCTGCGGTAGTCCAGTGTCAGCCCCGACAGCGGCGAGTCGGCGGTGACAATCCCCCACACGGGCGTGGTGGATGCAGAATAATCGGAGTACTTCGACGGCAGGAACGGGTTGACGGTAAAGGCGGACCCGGTGGTCTCCGCGTCGTTAACCAGCAGCACGTCGTAGTCCTCCGTAGTAGCCAAAAAGTCCAGGTAATCCGCATAAGGGTAGGCGCGCACATCGACGGGAGCGCCTGGCGCCTCGGCGGCCTGCTGCCACCGGAGGGCATCGACAGCCGCGGGGTCGCCGCAATAGATGTGCAGGACAAAGCGCTGGCGCGCGTTATCCGGCAGGGTGGCCAGCGCCTGCAGAACCGGGCCCATGCCGCGGTTGGCGTAGAAGTTGCCGAAGTAGGCGATGTTGATTTTGCCCGGGACTGCCTGGGCCCGCGAGGTACCCAAGGAAAACAGCTCGCGCGGCGGCGGGGTGTGCGGCCGGATGACGGACTTCGCCCGGGCTTCTTCTTGTAACCCCTCCGGGTACGGGGCCAGCATGACCTCGCGCTGGTTGGCGTTGGT from Corynebacterium confusum includes these protein-coding regions:
- a CDS encoding ABC transporter permease yields the protein MSRHRKRENSQSVDYFQKLNEQITHSDGPVQIVSPEGLKPLNPRPSLSTYLQQLWERRFFVIAEARSKALRSTRDYRLWKLWLVANPILDVAFYGFLFGYLFKTSRGIENFIGYLILGIMFMRMITGLFSAGSGLVTKSRGMIRTFAFPRASLAFSQTLRAGIDNLLPALIGMVLAFLAQWGTPPNWTIILVVPLYLMLHIFGCGLMMISARLTAEIPDVKALMGIVTQAWFFLSGVMFSLDRFSHTPVVQEVMSHNPAYIFLMAIRNSTIYGTCPDLSTWLTLLSWTFGTFVVGFIYFWGAEHKYVRLA